The Chryseobacterium glaciei DNA window TGGAAGCCAGCAATTCAATATCTTTTTGAGAATATTTCTCTGCTATTTCCTTATAAGAAGGTCCTATCATTCTCTCATTTACCGAGTGACACCCCGAACAATCCAATGTTTCGATGATCTGATCACCCGAAAGATTGGTTTTTACAAGTTCTGAAACAGCAGTTGTTTCAGAAGACGTGGCGTCAACTGATGGAGTTTCTTTTTTAGAACAGGAAAGAATAAGTAAACTTACACAACCTGTCAAAAATAGTTTTTTCATTATTTTTTCGCTGTAGAATCTGTTTTAGCAGCTTCAGGAGCTGGAGTCACAGCTGGAGCAGCAGCAGGTTTAGTAGTAGAATCAGCAGCTACAGTTGGTGCTGTTGGCTCTTCTAGCATTGTGTTGCTGTCTTGTAAAGAATGGTCAGTTTTTTTAGAACAGTTTACTACGAATAAACTTCCGATAAATGCAATTGCTAATACTTTTTTCATTGTTTTCTAATTTAGAGCAAAAATATAAAAAAATAAGCTTCCATGCTCATGACAAACCCCCAGTTTAAAAGATATTTTTTTTCTGTACCTTTTTATAAAGTGAATTAATCATTAATAATAATTCATCATATAGAGATATTATTACTAAAATCATTAATTTTATATTAAAAATAAAACCATGAACAGAAAAACAATTTTAAAAACAGCATTTTTAATCCCGGTTTCGTTAATAATTTTTTCTTGTGACGACTCCTCTCCTACCACTGAAACAGGATATTCTGACAAGATAGAATCTGTAACTTTATTAAAAACAACAAAATCCTGGGACGGCACATTGTATGAAAAATATCCCGATGGACAACCTGAAATTTCCGTTCTTAAAATCTCCGTTCCACCCAATAAAGAATTAGATTGGCATACTCACCCTGTCATTAATGCAGCCTATGTAGAAAAAGGAGAAATTGAAGTTGAAAGAAAAGATAACGGCAAAAAACAATGGCTCAGACAAGGACAAGCCGTTCCAGAAATGGTAAATATTGCTCATAAAGGCAAAACAGGAGAAAAAGGTGTTACGCTAATTGTATTCTACAGTGGAAGTCCCGACATTCCTCTCTCAGAACCTGCACATTAAGATAATTTTTTCTACATTTTTGTTTTTTGTATTAAAGATAATATTAAATTTAAACCATGATAATCATTTCAAAAATTCTGTTTTTTGCGAGTCATCATGGTTTTTATACTGTGATCATTCTCTTTCTATTTTTTGGATTAATCTCTTGGGTTACCAAAAAAGCATTATTTCTGATTCCTATAATTCCTTTGGCAATTTTAAATGGATTTGGCGGACAATTTTTAAATGCATGGTTTTTAAACAAATACGGAATTGAAAGCACTGCAATTGTCACTTCCGATGTTGAAACAAATTCGACGTTAAATGATCAATATATTCATGATTATGAAGCTATTGTCAAAAAACAAGATGGAAAGTATATTGATACTTTTTTCTCAACAACAACGGCTGCTATTTATCCAATAGAAAACTCGATTAGAATTCCTCAAGTAAACAAACCCTTTCCTGTAAAGTATATTCCTGGGTACGAAAAGAATATAGTTATCCTTTACTATCAATCTGATGAAGGAAAAATGCAAAATAAATACAAAAAAGAAGCCCCAATACAAAAAGCGAAGATCAAATATGAAGCAGACCGAACAAATAAAGAATTCGTAGAAGAATACATTTCCGCATTAGAAGAATATCTAAAATCTTATGATGACGAAAATTATAAACTGAAAATCGAAGAATTGAAGAAAGAATTAAAACAACTGAAATTAGAGTAACCATTTTAAGTTTTTTTATTTTCTCTTTTTTTGATTTTTGTATTAAATTTTTTTCTAAATTTGTCACATGTTTAATATGAGCAATAACAATTGGTGGTGGCTTTCAAACTCTTCGTCGGGTCTGAAGTTATTATCATGTTGCTAAATCAACAGCCGGAATAATATACTACAATATATAAGACTTTGACGATTTTCGTTGAAGTCTTTTTTTTATTTACAATCAATTCAAAAAAATAAAACTGCAAATGTTTAACAAAAAAATAAAGATAAAAACCGTTTCCAAAAAAACACTGGGAGATCTAAAAACACCCATGAATATCTATCTGCAGCTTCGTGATAAGTTCAGAGATACTATTCTTTTGGAAAGTTCTGATTCTAAGAATATTGACAATAATTTTTCATTCATCGCCATCAATGCTGTCGCGGGAATCGAAATAAAAAACCTTAATGAATTTGAAATAAAACTTCCGAGACAGGAGCCTATCAAACAATTCATTATAGAGCATAAAGTCGCTGATGTTTTTGAAGATTTTACTAAAATTTTCGAATGCGAAAAAACAAATGATCCTGTTGAACAAACCGCTCAAAGCCTTTTCGGATATACAAGTTTTGAAGCTGTTCAGTTTTTTGAGAATGTCAATTTTAAAGCTCAAAGCCCTGAAGTTGAGATTCCAATTCTTCGTTACAGACTGTATCAATATGTGATTGCCATCAATCATTATAATGATGAAATGTACATTATTGAAAATCAGATTGAAGGTGTAAAATCCGAACTTTATTTGCTGGAAAGTATTATTAAAAATCAAAATTCTGTCGTTTATCCTTTCAAAAAAAATGGTGCAGAAACGTCCAATATTACTAATGAAGAATATATTGAATTAGTAAAAACTGCCCAAAAACACTGTATGAGAGGAGACGTTTTTCAATTAGTATTAAGCAGAAGATTTGAACAGAAATTTCAGGGAGATGAATTCAATGTTTATCGCGCTTTGAGGAATATCAATCCCTCGCCTTATTTATTCTTTTTCGATTACGGAAATTATAAATTATTCGGATCAAGTCCTGAAAGTCAATTAATTATCAAAAACAACAAAGCAATTATTCATCCAATTGCAGGAACATTCAAAAGAACGGGACATTTTGAAACTGACCTTCAATCCATTGAAGAATTAAAAGCCGATGCTAAAGAAAATGCAGAACATACAATGTTGGTAGATTTAGCTAGAAATGATTTGGGAAAACTAGGAAAAAATGTAACCGTTACCA harbors:
- a CDS encoding c-type cytochrome — encoded protein: MKKLFLTGCVSLLILSCSKKETPSVDATSSETTAVSELVKTNLSGDQIIETLDCSGCHSVNERMIGPSYKEIAEKYSQKDIELLASKIIEGGSGVWGGVPMSPHPQVSKEDAKKMVEYILSQKK
- a CDS encoding cupin domain-containing protein is translated as MNRKTILKTAFLIPVSLIIFSCDDSSPTTETGYSDKIESVTLLKTTKSWDGTLYEKYPDGQPEISVLKISVPPNKELDWHTHPVINAAYVEKGEIEVERKDNGKKQWLRQGQAVPEMVNIAHKGKTGEKGVTLIVFYSGSPDIPLSEPAH
- a CDS encoding anthranilate synthase component I family protein, which translates into the protein MFNKKIKIKTVSKKTLGDLKTPMNIYLQLRDKFRDTILLESSDSKNIDNNFSFIAINAVAGIEIKNLNEFEIKLPRQEPIKQFIIEHKVADVFEDFTKIFECEKTNDPVEQTAQSLFGYTSFEAVQFFENVNFKAQSPEVEIPILRYRLYQYVIAINHYNDEMYIIENQIEGVKSELYLLESIIKNQNSVVYPFKKNGAETSNITNEEYIELVKTAQKHCMRGDVFQLVLSRRFEQKFQGDEFNVYRALRNINPSPYLFFFDYGNYKLFGSSPESQLIIKNNKAIIHPIAGTFKRTGHFETDLQSIEELKADAKENAEHTMLVDLARNDLGKLGKNVTVTKLKEIQLFSHVIHMVSEVTADLPENTNPFEMVATTFPQGTLSGAPKHKALQLINKYEKDSRGYYGGCIGMIGLNGDCNQAIMIRTFLSKNNTLYYQAGAGLVAKSNPESELEEVNNKLNALKKAVEKAGNLLIDNS